The window AGATGATTAACTAGCCGGACACCAAGCCCGCCACCATTCTCGGAAATGAATTCAATCCCTGCATCGACCAACGCTCTGATGATCTTCGCTCCTGTCTCAGGGCGACCGCCGAGCGGCCCATCCTCTGCCTCAAGCCGCGCAATCGTCGGCTCTGAAACCGCAGATCCTTCTGCGAGGTCTCCTTGAGACCACCCCAGCAGTGCCCGCGCAGCCTTTACTTGTCTGGTGGTCACGATCAAACGGCGATTTGATAGATTTTCTATTGACATTCACAAAGTCGCATTGATATTTTTCCTATCAATTTTTAGCATCCCGCCCAGAGGCTAGCTGGGCACCGTTTGCCGCATGGCTGATCAGGGTGCGAGAACACCTCGATCAGCTGCCAAAACCAAGTTGCGAGGATCTTGGATCATGGATTCCGACAATAGCACGACTCTGCCTCTGGTCACCCGGAGGAGGGTACTCACAGGAACCGCAATTGCAATCGTGGGATTGCAGACACGCGCGTCTGCTAGAACTGATTTGGGAGGGGACCAGACTGCCGACCCTGCGGTGGCGGTGTGGCGCGAATGGCAGGCGGCCTATCACCAGACTGAACTGCTGTGCCGTCGGCAGCAGCGTCTCGAGCGGCAACTCGTGGAAACGGTCGGATTTCCTTCGGTCACTATCCATGTTCGCGACTGCGAGAACGTGACGCTGCATTCACTGGAGGCTCTTCGCGAAGTTCTCGGTCAAGAAGACGTTAGAACGCGCAAGCAGGCCGAGGCTGATTTTGCTGAATGTCAGGCGCGGTGGGATGCCGCCGACAACGAAATTGGCTTTTCTGCGGCACTCCGAGCTGAGCGCGTAGCTGCGGACCGAGCGGAAAACCTGCTGAAGGTGCTCTCTGAGACCCACGCCACTTCCCTTGCGGGTCTGGAGGCGAAGCTTGATGCCGTACTCAGGGTAGGGGGGTCTTCGGATGATGATTCCGAGTTTCCCTGGCCACATATCCGGTCAGCGTTAGAGGACATTGGCCGATTAGTCGGCAAGCAGAGGTGAGGTAACCACCAAAGCGCCGCTGATCGAAAACATCGTGGGGCATTGGCTCTGCATGCGGATTGTGAAGCATGCGGACAGAATAGAAGGGTTTGCCGCGAAGCTCGTACGCTATCGGAAGTGCTCGGCTCAGGGCAGCGGGCTCAATCCACGTCCGCGACTTCCTCCTGTCGGGTAAGCGAGGAGGAAGGTCCATCACTTGGTGGGCGCACTTTTCGTTGTATCCCACCCCAACCCGCCATCGCATGCCATCTGCTTGGTGGTCTTAGCGCTGTTTTTGCTAGGTTATCTTCGCGCCAACCTTTGATTTTCCATCATAGGTGGGCTGGTCAAATTCCGGAATTTCGGCTAGCTCTGGACGTGAGGCAGTACGCGCTGCCTTGGGGCGTGCAAACCCCTGCGAACGACTGATGCTGGTTGAATCGGCATCAAACTCTCTGACCTTTCGGGTCGGGGAGCCTGTGACGTATGTCCAGGTTCTCCGGAACTAAAGGCCACAGGGCCGTTTCGCACGGTTTGCAACTCCCCGATCATTTGGAGGTTTGATGAGTTTCGCGGGGGCGTACCGCGGCAACTCTCTTTTCGGGGAGTGACGATGCAACATCGCAGGGCCCTGGCGAATCCGAACCGCCCTCGCTTCGAGACATCGGCGAAGGGAGAGAGCGACCCTCATCCGGCCGATCAGCATGTCGGCAGGCAGCTCGCAACGGTTCGCGTCCAGTCGGATGTATCGCAGGCGCAACTCGCCCGATCTATTGGGATCAGCTTCCAGCAGCTCCAGAAATACGAGAACGGGAGGAACCGTGTAAGCGCATCCATGCTCTATGAGATCGCCAGGTCCCTGGGGGTTCCTGTCAGCCGCTTCTTCGAAGGCCTACCGGGAAACGAGGCCAACCGTGATGTTTCGCCTCTGCCGGCCGATGAACGCATCGACTTCATCGCCAGCGCGGAAGGCAGGCGCCTGATCCAGGGATTGATGAACCTTCACCCGCGGGTGCGCGGTCGCGTGTCGGCCCTGATCGCCGCGTTGGGAGAAGAACTGGCTGTCCTTGACGCCCAACCGAATAGTCAAGCTGCCGGTGAACCAACACCCGCCGACAGAAGTCGGTTTTGATGAGCGGACATAGCTATTGCGACCTCCGCCGGGCAGAGACTTGATCCATCGAGTGTGCGGTCCCGTCCTCGATACCGGCAATAGGGAGGCGGGCAGGCCGCTCCTCGATGTCGTTGGCCGTCGTCATGCATCTCCCGCATGTCAGGTATTGAGTATCGCACAGGCGCGAAGCCCTGCGGAAAAGAAGCACACCCGCAAGAGTTTGCGCGTCAGGCCAACGAAACCGCAATGCCCAATTGTGATCATCACGGCTGGTCACTGGCGGATTCAGTGAGTCGCCTTGACGCACGGCACGGCACTCTATTCTTCTCGTCCTACGCCTCTAGGTCGTCGATTGGGTACAGAACGGCCTTGCCGATTTTTATGAACGAGGGGCCGATCTTCATCGCTCGCCAGTTTCTAAGTGTCCCAACCGACACGCCGCCACGGTAACGCTCTGCCACTTCTTCGGCAGTAAGGAATTTGCTCTCGGCCATGTTTCCTCCTTCTAGGAGCGGGACCAACGCCGCGTTATCATTCTTGAGCCAAGCGCAAGAGCCCATGTTAAATTCTGTCGTCACTCAGCATGAGCGCTACTCGCGGCGACGTTCGGTCACCCTGCACGAAGTGATGCAATGTTGGCGCGCGGGGTGGGAAGCACAATGTGGGAGGCGTAGGGAAACTCGCCTACTCTCGGATAGAAATCGGCTGGGTGGAATGACGTTCGCGGCAGTCGGGAATTACCTCAAAGGAAGGGCCGGCGTTTTCACTAGGAAGACGCTTCACATCCGCAGAAATGCGCGATCCGATCGACGTCGCTGTCGTAACCTGTAGCGGTCTGTCGCTGCCTTGCCGGCACAAACGGTGGAAATGCGAGAGCAACGCAGTGCCTATGAGGGTCCTACTCAGTCAGCCGGAGAATCCTGGCCGGTATGTTGGGAAAGTCCCGGCCGACTTATCCATCCCTTGGCGTCAAGCCGATATCTTCAGAAATCTCCTGACGGAGCTTGGGCCCCTTCGCCAACCTGCGGCCGAGCGCGGTGACAAATTGGTCGTACCGTTCGCCCGCCTTGGCACGCGCAGCCTGCGCCGCGGGTTCTGGGAGAGCTGGCGTCGTCGTCAGCCAGAAGCGAATGAACACCGCCAGCGTCTCGATCGCGATGCCGACATCGCGCTCCATCCTCGTCATGCGGCGATCAAGCAGGTCGATCCGCTTCGTGATGGCAGCTTCCTGTCGCTCGGCCGCGTCAGGCGACAGGAAAGATTCGATCGCCGCTTCAGCAACGAGTGAACGGGAATGATCTCGCCGCGCTGCATGTTCGGCGAGCCGGTTCATCACGACCGGATCGAGATAGACCGAGAGGCGCTGTTTGCGGGTTGTCTTCGTCATAGCAATCTCACAGCTCCATGCCGTCGCCAGGATCGAGCGACACTTGACGCGCGACGCCCTGCATGACGCGGATCATGCGGTTATTACGCACAGCCTCATCGTCGGCTTCGTCGGACGGACCGATCTCGAACTCATTCTCGATCGGCGCTTTCTTCTCGACCGGCTGGACTCGGTTCAACTCCGGCTGATGCCGGTGCTCGGATTCCGTCGGGTCGCCATCCCCCGCCTGTGAGGGGGTGGAAGTTTCCCCGGTCGCCGGCCGAGGCGGCAAGGGGAACGCGGTCCACTCGTCAGCGCCTCCCTGTTTCGGCGCGATCAGCGCAGGCGGGGGCAGGATGCGCTCTTGGAAGCGGGCATCCTCATAGTAACGCGCCTTCTTCGCGCGGATCGGTGGCGTGCCCGCGACCATTACGATCTCATCGGCCGGCGGGAGTTGCATGATCTCGCCTGGGGTGAGCAGCGGTCGCGCCGTTTCGGACCGCGAGACCATCAGATGGCCAAGCCAGGGCGAAAGCCGATGGCCGGCATAGTTCTTCATCGCCTTCATCTCGGTCGCGGTGCCGAGCGCATCCGAGACGCGCTTGGCGGTGCGTTCATCGTTGGTCGCGAAGCTCACCCTGACGTGGCAGTTGTCGAGGATCGAGTTGTTCGCGCCGTAAGCCTTCTCGATCTGATTGAGGGATTGCGCGATCAGGAAGCTCTTGAGGCCGTAGCCCGCCATGAAGGCCAGCGCCGACTCGAAGAAGTCCAGCCGCCCCAGCGCCGGAAACTCGTCGAGCATGAGCAGCAGCCGGTGGCGTCCGGCCTTCGCCCGCAGATCCTCGGTCAGACGACGGCCAACCTGATTGAGGATCAGTCGGATCAGCGGCTTGGTACGATTGATGTCGGAGGGCGGCACGACGAGGTAGAGCGTCGTCGGATGTTTGCTGCCGACGATATCGGTGATCCGCCAATCGCAGCGACGCGTCACCTCGGCCACGACGGGATCGCGATAAAGGCCAAGGAACGACATGGCGGTGGAGAGCACGCCGGAGCGCTCGTTGTCGGATTTGTTGAGCAGTTCGCGCGCGGCGCTGGCGATGACGGGATGCGGCCCGGCCTCGCCAAGATGCGCCGTTTTCATCATCGCGGCCAAGGTCGACTCGATCGGACGTTTCGGGTCTGAGAGGAATCCCGCGACGCCAGCGAGCGTCTTGTCCTCTTCGGCATAGAGGACATGGAGGATCGCGCCGACCAAAAGCGCGTGGCTGGTCTTTTCCCAGTGGTTCCGCTTCTCCAGCGAGCCTTCGGGATCGACCAGGATGTCGGCGATATTCTGCACGTCGCGAACTTCCCACTCGCCGCGGCGCACCTCGAGCAGAGGATTGTAGGCCGACGACTTCGCGTTGGTCGGATCGAACAGCAGCACGCGGCCATGCTTCGCGCGGAAGCCGGCGGTGAGTTGCCAATTCTCTCCCTTGATATCGTGGACGATCGCGGAGCCCGGCCAGGTGAGCAGCGAGGGGACCACGAGGCCGACACCCTTGCCCGAGCGGGTCGGGGCGAAGCACAGCACATGCTCCGGCCCGTCGTGGCGGAGATAGGCGCGGTCGTAGCGGCCGAGCACGACGCCATCGGGACCAAGAAGACCCGCGCGCTTCACTTCCTCTGTCCCGGCCCAGCGCGCCGAGCCGTAGGTCTCGACATTCTTGGCTTCACGCGCCCGCCATACCGACATGCCGATGGCGACCGCGATCGAGATGAACCCACCGGATGCCGCGATGAAGGCGCCCTCGACAAAGATCGCGGGCGCATAGGCGTCGAAGCCGTACCACCACCAGAAGAAAGAGGGTGGCAGGTAGAAGGGAAAGCCGAGTAACGTGAACCAAGGCGCGCCAAGCCTGGGCTGGAATGCGAGGCGCCAGGCCACCCATTCCGTTGCCGTCCAGGTCGTGACGAGGACGATGGCGAAGACGGTGAGGATCTGGCCCCAGAGGATTTTCGTGCCCGACATGACGGCGGTCCTTTCGGATAGAAGTTAGAGGCCGAGCCCGCGCTTGCGGCCGAAGCTCCAGTCGACGCCGCCGTCGTCGCGGGCGGCGCCGGAGACGTGCTTCCCGAGTTGTTTTTCGAGGGAGGGCGACCAGGGCACGAGCTGGAAGCCCAGGCCATCGTCCAGCATGGCGAAGCGGCCCGAGGCGAGTGTGAGACGCTCTCTGTAAGTGCCGGCGACATACTCGCCGCCGCCGGGGCGAGTGAACGGCCGGCCGGTCTCGGCGGCGAGCTTCTCGCCGACCGCTTCCAGTTCCCGACGACGCAGCGTGTCGATCAGCCCGCGGTTGAAGGTGACGCGGTGACCGTGCCGTTCGCCCCGGCCCTGTCCGACCAGATGATCGGCGCGCCGATCCATCGCTTCCCGGACCGCCGCGCCAAAGCCGCCCTCGGACAATGCGGCCGGTTCGCGGGCGATGTTTTGACGATCGAGCCAGGTCGCGCCCGTTGCCGTGATCTGCCGATCGATATCGAGATCGGAGCGCACAGCGATCGCGACACGCCGCTGCCCCTGCGCGTCATCGAACTTGCGCAACTCGACGATCGAGCCCGGCGCGCTGTCGCCAGCCGCATCGAGGTCGAATAACTTGATGTGGTGGGTGCGTCCGTCGACGCCATCGACCACGGCGTAGGCCGTGCCTTTCAACTCGTCGTCCAGGCCGCGATCGACCAGCCGGCCGATGATCGGCGTATCGAGGCTCTCGGCCGCAAGCACGTAGCTCGCCGAGCCGCGCTCGATGCCGCGCTCGGTCAACGCGCGGTGCATCCGTTTGATGATGTCGCCGCGCTCGCCGAGTTCCCGCAGCGCCGCCTCGGCCTTCTCGTCGATGATCCATTGGCCGGGGCCGACCTGATCGGCGAGACCGAACGTTTCCAGCTTGCGAAGGCGTCCGACCTTCAGCGCGTGGTATTCGTCGGGCTGTTGGTCGCGAGACGGTGCGAGGTCAATGACGCCGGTCTGGCGGCCGTCGCGGACAAGCTGCCTGTCGAGCTGCGTCCAGCGCTCTGCGTCAACCTGGCGCTCCAGACTGCGGCGGATGTCGAGATCGGTGCGCGGACCGAGTTCCTGCGTGATGAGGTCGCGCGCCCGATCGCGCATGCCTTCCTTGATGTAGTCGCGGGAAATCACAAGATCCTGGCCGTCGTCCCGCACACCACGGACGATCAGATGGACGTGGGGATGTTCGGTATTCCAATGATCGACGGCCACCCAGTCGAGCCGGGTGCCCAGGTCCTTCTCCATCTGGCCGACGAGATCACGCATGAAGGATCTGAGGTCTGCCATTTCCAGCGCGTCGTCAGGTGAGACGATGAAGCGGAAATGGTGCCGGTCATCTT is drawn from Mesorhizobium sp. B1-1-8 and contains these coding sequences:
- a CDS encoding relaxase/mobilization nuclease domain-containing protein, with amino-acid sequence MTGEDDFRIRPGRIRSSGSQSARPFIDQALAAAKKAGAGVSRSGRIVPGNRSRFGRGQRASIQANRIIMSRSRGAVIKARVVRHGSRSAPLATHLNYLRREGVTRDGEKARLFGPEPQAADAGAFAARCEDDRHHFRFIVSPDDALEMADLRSFMRDLVGQMEKDLGTRLDWVAVDHWNTEHPHVHLIVRGVRDDGQDLVISRDYIKEGMRDRARDLITQELGPRTDLDIRRSLERQVDAERWTQLDRQLVRDGRQTGVIDLAPSRDQQPDEYHALKVGRLRKLETFGLADQVGPGQWIIDEKAEAALRELGERGDIIKRMHRALTERGIERGSASYVLAAESLDTPIIGRLVDRGLDDELKGTAYAVVDGVDGRTHHIKLFDLDAAGDSAPGSIVELRKFDDAQGQRRVAIAVRSDLDIDRQITATGATWLDRQNIAREPAALSEGGFGAAVREAMDRRADHLVGQGRGERHGHRVTFNRGLIDTLRRRELEAVGEKLAAETGRPFTRPGGGEYVAGTYRERLTLASGRFAMLDDGLGFQLVPWSPSLEKQLGKHVSGAARDDGGVDWSFGRKRGLGL
- a CDS encoding helix-turn-helix domain-containing protein — translated: MQHRRALANPNRPRFETSAKGESDPHPADQHVGRQLATVRVQSDVSQAQLARSIGISFQQLQKYENGRNRVSASMLYEIARSLGVPVSRFFEGLPGNEANRDVSPLPADERIDFIASAEGRRLIQGLMNLHPRVRGRVSALIAALGEELAVLDAQPNSQAAGEPTPADRSRF
- a CDS encoding CopG family transcriptional regulator, which encodes MTKTTRKQRLSVYLDPVVMNRLAEHAARRDHSRSLVAEAAIESFLSPDAAERQEAAITKRIDLLDRRMTRMERDVGIAIETLAVFIRFWLTTTPALPEPAAQAARAKAGERYDQFVTALGRRLAKGPKLRQEISEDIGLTPRDG
- a CDS encoding transcriptional regulator produces the protein MSIENLSNRRLIVTTRQVKAARALLGWSQGDLAEGSAVSEPTIARLEAEDGPLGGRPETGAKIIRALVDAGIEFISENGGGLGVRLVNHLGGK
- a CDS encoding conjugal transfer protein TraG; translated protein: MSGTKILWGQILTVFAIVLVTTWTATEWVAWRLAFQPRLGAPWFTLLGFPFYLPPSFFWWWYGFDAYAPAIFVEGAFIAASGGFISIAVAIGMSVWRAREAKNVETYGSARWAGTEEVKRAGLLGPDGVVLGRYDRAYLRHDGPEHVLCFAPTRSGKGVGLVVPSLLTWPGSAIVHDIKGENWQLTAGFRAKHGRVLLFDPTNAKSSAYNPLLEVRRGEWEVRDVQNIADILVDPEGSLEKRNHWEKTSHALLVGAILHVLYAEEDKTLAGVAGFLSDPKRPIESTLAAMMKTAHLGEAGPHPVIASAARELLNKSDNERSGVLSTAMSFLGLYRDPVVAEVTRRCDWRITDIVGSKHPTTLYLVVPPSDINRTKPLIRLILNQVGRRLTEDLRAKAGRHRLLLMLDEFPALGRLDFFESALAFMAGYGLKSFLIAQSLNQIEKAYGANNSILDNCHVRVSFATNDERTAKRVSDALGTATEMKAMKNYAGHRLSPWLGHLMVSRSETARPLLTPGEIMQLPPADEIVMVAGTPPIRAKKARYYEDARFQERILPPPALIAPKQGGADEWTAFPLPPRPATGETSTPSQAGDGDPTESEHRHQPELNRVQPVEKKAPIENEFEIGPSDEADDEAVRNNRMIRVMQGVARQVSLDPGDGMEL